In Streptomyces sp. NBC_00483, a single window of DNA contains:
- a CDS encoding glyoxalase, producing MTLVGVDHVQLAAPPGSEEVLRSFYVDDLGMTELPKPPALAARGGCWFRAGAAELHLGIDRDFHPAKKAHPGLLVRDIESYARRLAGRGVAVEWDDLLPGWRRFYCSDPVGNRLEILEPEPQ from the coding sequence ATGACGCTCGTCGGGGTGGACCACGTACAGCTCGCGGCGCCGCCGGGCAGCGAGGAGGTCCTGCGGTCCTTCTACGTAGACGACCTCGGCATGACCGAACTCCCCAAGCCACCGGCGCTCGCGGCGCGGGGCGGCTGCTGGTTCCGGGCCGGGGCCGCGGAACTCCACCTGGGCATCGACCGGGACTTCCACCCGGCCAAGAAGGCCCACCCGGGCCTCCTGGTCCGCGACATCGAGTCGTACGCGCGACGGCTGGCGGGGCGTGGCGTGGCGGTCGAGTGGGACGACCTACTGCCGGGGTGGCGGCGCTTCTATTGCTCGGATCCGGTAGGAAACCGACTGGAGATTCTGGAGCCAGAGCCTCAATAA
- a CDS encoding trans-aconitate 2-methyltransferase: protein MTPTPTWDPQQYLRHADHRGRPFVDLLARVPALPGEPARIADLGCGPGNVTTLLTERWPTARITGYDNSPQMLEQARAHVSDRLDFAYADAADWAPTETYDLLMSNATLQWVPDHAEAFPRWIDAVAPGGTFAFQVPGNFDAPSHVLMRELAESAHWKGRLAGVLRHGDAVLTPAAYLERLAGLGCEVDAWETTYMHLLAGADPVLDWVKGTGLRPVLTALADDPEARDAFVAEYRDLLREAYPATEHGTVLPFRRIFVVARRS, encoded by the coding sequence ATGACGCCCACACCCACCTGGGACCCCCAGCAGTATCTCCGGCACGCCGACCACCGCGGCCGCCCCTTCGTCGACCTGCTCGCCCGCGTCCCCGCCCTGCCGGGGGAGCCCGCCCGCATCGCCGACCTCGGCTGCGGCCCCGGCAACGTCACGACGCTGCTCACCGAACGCTGGCCCACGGCCCGCATCACCGGCTACGACAACTCGCCCCAGATGCTGGAACAGGCCCGCGCCCACGTCAGTGACCGCCTCGACTTCGCCTACGCGGACGCGGCCGACTGGGCGCCCACGGAGACGTACGACCTGCTGATGTCGAACGCGACGCTGCAATGGGTCCCGGACCACGCCGAGGCCTTCCCCCGGTGGATCGACGCGGTGGCCCCCGGCGGAACGTTCGCCTTCCAGGTGCCCGGCAACTTCGATGCGCCCAGCCACGTCCTGATGCGGGAGCTGGCGGAATCGGCCCACTGGAAGGGCCGGTTGGCCGGGGTGCTGCGCCACGGGGACGCGGTGCTCACGCCTGCGGCCTACCTGGAGCGGCTCGCCGGCCTCGGCTGCGAGGTCGACGCCTGGGAGACGACGTACATGCACCTGCTGGCGGGCGCGGATCCGGTCCTGGACTGGGTCAAGGGCACGGGCCTGCGCCCGGTCCTGACCGCGCTCGCGGACGACCCGGAGGCGCGCGACGCCTTCGTCGCCGAGTACCGGGATCTGCTCCGCGAGGCGTACCCGGCGACGGAGCACGGCACGGTGCTGCCGTTCCGGCGGATCTTCGTGGTGGCGAGGCGCTCATGA
- the tamR gene encoding MarR family transcriptional regulator TamR: protein MEDEVDRLVSAWRRERPDLDVEPLEVLSRVSRLARHLDRARRLAFSEHNLEPWEFDVLTALRRAGTPYQLSPGQLLTQTLVTSGTMTNRIDRLAKKGLVERLPDPSDRRGVLVRLTDEGRDRADQALAGLLDQERAILAELSRTQRGELAGLLRQLTAPFDNIPG, encoded by the coding sequence ATGGAGGACGAGGTCGACCGTCTGGTCTCAGCGTGGCGCCGAGAGCGCCCCGACCTCGACGTGGAGCCCCTTGAGGTGCTCAGTCGGGTCAGCAGGCTCGCGCGCCATCTCGACAGGGCCCGCCGCCTGGCCTTCTCCGAGCACAACCTGGAGCCGTGGGAGTTCGACGTCCTGACGGCGCTGCGCCGCGCGGGCACGCCGTATCAGCTCTCTCCCGGCCAGTTGCTCACGCAGACGCTGGTGACGTCCGGCACGATGACCAACCGTATCGACCGGCTCGCCAAGAAGGGCCTCGTCGAGCGACTGCCGGACCCCAGTGACCGCCGCGGCGTCCTGGTCCGGCTCACGGACGAGGGCCGCGACCGTGCCGACCAGGCCCTGGCCGGGCTGCTCGACCAGGAGCGGGCGATCCTGGCGGAGCTTTCGCGTACGCAGCGGGGTGAACTGGCGGGTCTACTCCGCCAGTTGACCGCGCCGTTCGACAACATCCCGGGCTGA
- a CDS encoding LuxR C-terminal-related transcriptional regulator, giving the protein MVRIRVLVVDDHRIFAESLAAALAAEPDVDVSAAGSGPAALRCLDRAVAEGRRFDVLLIDADLGAASFQGMRAPTAVPDSASQDGLVDGISLVAGVRSGQPAVRTVVLAERDDPRRAALALQAGASGWVAKDCSLSRLLTVIRGVLREETHLPPALLTGVLRELTAARKHRTESERLVESLTPREREVLRCMVAGLGRKAVAERLFLSPHTVRTHMQNVLGKLGVHSTLAAVALARRAGVGPADLEAAS; this is encoded by the coding sequence GTGGTTCGTATCCGGGTCCTGGTGGTCGACGACCATCGCATCTTCGCCGAGTCGCTCGCGGCGGCGCTCGCCGCCGAGCCCGATGTCGACGTGTCGGCCGCGGGAAGCGGCCCCGCGGCCCTGCGCTGCCTCGACAGGGCTGTCGCGGAGGGACGCCGCTTCGATGTGCTGCTTATCGACGCGGACCTGGGCGCGGCATCGTTCCAGGGCATGCGCGCGCCGACGGCGGTACCCGACAGCGCCTCGCAGGACGGCCTCGTCGACGGCATCTCCCTGGTGGCGGGCGTCCGTTCGGGCCAGCCCGCCGTTCGCACGGTGGTGCTCGCCGAGCGGGACGATCCGCGCCGTGCGGCGCTCGCGCTCCAGGCGGGGGCGTCCGGCTGGGTCGCCAAGGACTGTTCCCTGTCGCGCCTGCTGACCGTCATACGGGGCGTGCTGCGCGAGGAGACACATCTGCCGCCGGCGCTGCTCACGGGCGTACTGCGGGAGTTGACCGCGGCGCGCAAGCACCGCACCGAGTCCGAGCGGCTCGTCGAGTCCCTGACGCCGCGGGAGCGCGAGGTGCTGCGCTGCATGGTGGCCGGTCTCGGCCGCAAGGCGGTGGCGGAGCGGCTGTTCCTGTCGCCGCACACGGTGCGGACACACATGCAGAACGTACTGGGCAAGCTCGGGGTGCACTCGACCCTCGCGGCGGTCGCACTGGCCCGCAGGGCGGGCGTGGGCCCGGCGGACCTGGAGGCGGCCAGCTGA
- a CDS encoding GNAT family N-acetyltransferase — translation MVMRMFRIETEVDKERTLLLRSLLRETNTAASPDLRELRGTPADQHVPLQVWVLDEDGALAAGLDAYTWAFWLHVDLLWVAEQHRGAGLGSRLLAEAERLAHEERECRGSRVETWDFQAPGFYRLHGYDVVSVIPDYPPGVKEFTLTKRLG, via the coding sequence ATGGTGATGCGCATGTTTCGCATCGAGACAGAAGTCGACAAGGAGCGCACCCTTCTGCTCCGGTCGCTGCTGAGGGAGACCAATACGGCGGCGTCACCGGACCTTCGTGAGCTGCGCGGCACCCCTGCCGACCAGCATGTCCCGCTCCAGGTATGGGTGTTGGACGAGGACGGCGCACTGGCGGCGGGGCTCGACGCGTACACGTGGGCGTTCTGGCTGCACGTGGATCTGCTGTGGGTCGCCGAGCAGCACCGCGGGGCGGGGCTCGGCTCCCGGCTCCTCGCGGAGGCGGAGCGCCTCGCGCACGAGGAGCGCGAGTGCCGGGGCTCCCGTGTCGAGACCTGGGACTTTCAAGCCCCGGGCTTCTACCGGCTGCATGGATACGACGTGGTGTCCGTGATCCCGGACTACCCGCCCGGGGTCAAGGAGTTCACGTTGACGAAGCGGCTGGGGTAG
- the galK gene encoding galactokinase has protein sequence MSVDAQFKDLYGYEPAGVWAAPGRVNLIGEYTDFNEGFVMPLALPHTAVAAAARREDGVLRLHSADIDAPVVELRVDDLAPLSKYGQGGWAAYPAGVVWALREAGHALTGADIHLASTVPTGAGLSSSAALEVVTAYAMNDLYELGLTGAELAVLAQRAENAFVGVPCGVMDQMASSCATEGHALHLDCRDLSIRQVPFDLAAHGLQLLVVDTRVKHELGDGAYAERRAGCEEGARVLGVSHLRDVPYAELGRSVAELELAGVDEKVVRYVRHIVTDDHRVERVIELLDSGDVRAIGPILVQGHVSLRDDLRISCPELDLVVGTAMTSGAIGARMTGGGFGGSAIVLVESDEADTVTKSITDAFAEAGFTAPRVFPAVPSAGARRIS, from the coding sequence ATGTCCGTCGACGCGCAGTTCAAGGACCTGTACGGGTACGAGCCCGCCGGAGTGTGGGCGGCCCCCGGCCGCGTCAACCTCATCGGCGAGTACACCGACTTCAACGAGGGCTTCGTCATGCCGCTCGCGCTGCCGCACACCGCGGTCGCCGCGGCGGCCCGGCGCGAGGACGGCGTGCTGCGCCTGCACTCCGCCGACATTGATGCCCCGGTCGTGGAACTGCGCGTCGACGACCTGGCCCCGCTGTCGAAGTACGGCCAGGGCGGCTGGGCCGCGTACCCGGCGGGCGTCGTCTGGGCGCTGCGCGAGGCGGGCCACGCGCTCACCGGCGCGGACATCCACCTCGCCTCCACGGTCCCGACCGGCGCGGGCCTCTCGTCGTCGGCCGCGCTCGAGGTGGTCACGGCGTACGCGATGAACGACCTGTACGAACTAGGGCTCACGGGCGCCGAGTTGGCGGTGCTGGCGCAGCGCGCCGAGAACGCCTTCGTCGGTGTGCCGTGCGGCGTCATGGACCAGATGGCCTCGTCGTGCGCCACCGAGGGGCACGCGCTGCACCTCGACTGCCGCGACCTGTCCATCCGCCAGGTCCCCTTCGACCTGGCGGCCCACGGCCTCCAGCTGCTCGTCGTCGACACCCGCGTCAAGCACGAGCTGGGCGACGGCGCGTACGCGGAGCGCCGCGCGGGCTGCGAGGAGGGCGCGCGCGTCCTCGGCGTGAGTCACCTGCGCGATGTCCCGTACGCCGAACTGGGCAGGTCCGTCGCGGAGTTGGAGCTGGCCGGGGTCGACGAGAAGGTCGTCCGCTACGTCCGCCACATCGTCACCGACGACCACCGCGTCGAGCGCGTCATCGAGCTGCTCGACTCCGGCGACGTCCGCGCCATCGGCCCGATCCTCGTCCAGGGCCACGTCTCGCTCCGCGACGATCTGCGCATCTCCTGCCCGGAGTTGGACCTGGTCGTCGGCACGGCGATGACGTCCGGCGCGATCGGCGCCCGGATGACGGGCGGCGGCTTCGGCGGCTCGGCGATCGTCCTGGTGGAGTCGGACGAGGCCGACACCGTCACGAAGTCGATCACCGACGCCTTCGCGGAGGCCGGCTTCACGGCGCCGCGAGTCTTCCCGGCAGTGCCTTCGGCAGGGGCGCGCCGTATCTCGTAA
- the galE gene encoding UDP-glucose 4-epimerase GalE, with protein sequence MGKADSKKYLVTGGAGYVGSVVAQHLIEAGHEVTVLDNLSTGFREGVPAGATFIEGDIRDAAKWLDSSYDAVLHFAAFSQVGESVVKPEKYWANNVGGTMELLAAMRAASVRKLVFSSTAATYGEPVNTPITETDPTAPTSPYGASKLAVDHMITGEAAAHGLAAVSLRYFNVAGAYGSCGERHDPESHLIPLVLQVAQGGREAINVFGDDYPTPDGTCIRDYIHVADLAEAHLLAVDAAQPGEHLICNLGNGNGFSVREVIETVRQVTGHPIPEVVAPRRGGDPAVLVASADTARERLGWNPSRADLAGIVADAWAFAQARQ encoded by the coding sequence ATGGGTAAGGCCGATTCCAAGAAGTACCTGGTCACTGGCGGTGCGGGCTACGTCGGCAGCGTCGTCGCGCAGCACCTGATCGAGGCGGGTCACGAGGTCACCGTCCTCGACAACCTCTCCACCGGCTTCCGCGAGGGCGTCCCCGCGGGCGCCACCTTCATCGAGGGCGACATCCGCGACGCCGCCAAGTGGCTCGACTCCTCCTACGACGCCGTGCTGCACTTCGCCGCGTTCTCGCAGGTCGGCGAGTCCGTCGTGAAGCCCGAGAAGTACTGGGCCAACAACGTCGGCGGCACGATGGAGCTGCTCGCCGCGATGCGCGCGGCGAGCGTCCGCAAGCTCGTCTTCTCCTCGACCGCGGCCACGTACGGCGAGCCGGTGAACACCCCGATCACCGAGACCGACCCGACCGCGCCCACTTCCCCGTACGGCGCCTCGAAGCTCGCGGTCGATCACATGATCACGGGCGAGGCGGCCGCGCACGGACTGGCTGCAGTGTCCCTTCGGTACTTCAACGTTGCGGGCGCGTACGGCAGTTGCGGTGAGCGGCACGACCCCGAGTCGCACCTCATCCCGCTCGTCCTCCAGGTCGCGCAGGGCGGCCGCGAGGCGATCAACGTCTTCGGCGACGACTACCCGACGCCCGACGGCACCTGCATCCGCGACTACATCCACGTCGCGGACCTCGCGGAGGCGCACCTGCTCGCCGTCGACGCCGCGCAGCCCGGCGAGCACCTCATCTGCAACCTCGGCAACGGCAACGGCTTCTCCGTCCGCGAGGTCATCGAGACCGTCCGCCAGGTCACCGGGCACCCGATCCCCGAGGTCGTCGCCCCGCGCCGCGGCGGCGACCCGGCCGTCCTGGTCGCCTCCGCCGACACCGCGCGCGAGCGCCTCGGCTGGAACCCGTCCCGCGCGGACCTCGCGGGCATCGTCGCCGACGCCTGGGCCTTCGCCCAGGCCCGCCAGTAG
- the galT gene encoding galactose-1-phosphate uridylyltransferase translates to MKKTSTRLADGRELIYYDSRDDVVRDAADRRPLDPTVTTSEVRRDPLLGDSVAIASHRQGRTYHPPADECPLCPSEGERLSEIPDSSYDVVVFENRFPSLAGDAGRCEVVCFTSDHDKSFADLTEEQAGLVLDAWTDRTAELSHLDSVEQVFCFENRGAEIGVTLGHPHGQIYAYPFTTPRTALMLRSAAEHKEQTGGRNLFADVVEKEVEDGSRIVLDGEHWVAFVPYAAHWPYEVHLYPKRQVPDLLALDDDARTEFPKIYLELLRRFDRIFGADQPATPYIAAWHQAPFGSLDEFEGVNRDDFALHLELFTVRRTSGKLKFLAGSESGMSVFINDVPPETAAERLREVASE, encoded by the coding sequence GTGAAGAAGACGTCGACCCGGCTCGCCGACGGTCGTGAGCTCATCTATTACGACTCGCGCGACGACGTCGTCCGGGACGCGGCCGACCGCCGCCCCCTCGACCCCACCGTCACCACCTCCGAGGTGCGCCGCGACCCACTGCTCGGCGACTCCGTGGCGATCGCCTCGCACCGCCAGGGCCGCACGTACCACCCGCCGGCCGACGAGTGCCCGCTGTGCCCCTCCGAGGGCGAGCGGCTGAGCGAGATCCCCGACTCCTCGTACGACGTGGTGGTCTTCGAGAACCGCTTCCCCTCGCTCGCGGGGGACGCGGGCCGCTGCGAGGTCGTGTGCTTCACGTCCGACCACGACAAGTCCTTCGCCGACCTCACCGAGGAGCAGGCGGGACTCGTCCTCGACGCGTGGACCGACCGCACCGCCGAGCTCTCCCACCTCGACTCCGTCGAGCAGGTCTTCTGCTTCGAGAACCGCGGCGCCGAGATCGGCGTCACCCTCGGCCACCCGCACGGCCAGATCTACGCCTACCCCTTCACCACCCCGCGCACGGCCCTGATGCTGCGCTCCGCCGCCGAGCACAAGGAGCAGACCGGGGGCCGCAACCTCTTCGCCGACGTGGTGGAGAAGGAGGTGGAGGACGGCTCGCGGATCGTCCTCGACGGCGAGCACTGGGTGGCCTTCGTGCCCTACGCCGCCCACTGGCCGTACGAGGTGCACCTCTACCCCAAGCGCCAGGTCCCGGACCTGCTCGCGCTCGACGACGACGCACGCACAGAGTTCCCCAAGATTTATCTGGAACTCTTGAGGCGCTTCGACCGGATCTTCGGCGCTGACCAGCCGGCGACGCCGTACATCGCGGCCTGGCACCAGGCCCCGTTCGGCTCGCTGGACGAGTTCGAGGGCGTCAACCGCGATGATTTCGCGCTGCACCTCGAGCTCTTCACCGTCCGACGCACTTCCGGCAAGCTGAAGTTTCTCGCGGGTTCCGAGTCCGGCATGAGCGTGTTCATCAACGATGTGCCGCCGGAGACCGCGGCCGAGCGACTGCGAGAGGTAGCGAGCGAGTAA
- a CDS encoding sodium:solute symporter family protein, giving the protein MLSPTTTLAEGLRLPTNGLDYAIMAIYFVVVLGIGFAARRSVKTSLDFFLSGRSLPAWVTGLAFVAANLGATELLGMAANGAQYGLYTVHWYWIGAIPAMVFLGLVMMPFYYSSKVRSVPEFLLHRFGPSSHLLSSIIFAVSSVLIAGVNLYAMALVLQALLGWPQWLAIVIAGLFVLAYITIGGLSSAIYNEVLQFFVILAALIPLTIVGLKRVGGWDGISDSLSSSHGDSFMTAWQGTGIGDANPLGANWLTIVLGLGFVMSFGYWTTNFAEVQRALSAKNLSAAKRTPLIAAFPKILIPMVVVIPGLIALVMEPSIGKSADGLQYNDAIPVLMRDLLPNGVLGIAVTGLLAAFMAGMAANVSSFNTVFTNDIWAAYIKKGQSDRYYLGTGRVVTAVGVVIGMGTAFIAGSFSNIMNYLQTLFSFFNVPLFVVFIIGMFWKRTTPAAGFWGLLSGTVAAMVNYFYFYKQGVIEIPSDQGANFVSSIVAFVVGAVVMFVVTLCTKSKPAEELAGLVYGTKSPGMEEPPAEGDDAWYRKPALLGWGAIVLAVICYIPFSF; this is encoded by the coding sequence ATGCTGTCCCCCACAACAACCCTGGCCGAGGGGCTCCGGCTGCCCACCAATGGCCTCGACTACGCGATCATGGCGATCTACTTCGTCGTGGTGCTGGGCATCGGCTTCGCCGCTCGCCGGTCCGTGAAGACCAGCCTGGACTTCTTCCTCTCCGGACGCTCCCTGCCCGCCTGGGTCACCGGTCTCGCGTTCGTCGCCGCGAACCTGGGCGCCACCGAGCTCCTCGGCATGGCGGCCAACGGGGCGCAGTACGGGCTCTACACGGTGCACTGGTACTGGATCGGCGCCATCCCCGCCATGGTCTTCCTCGGCCTGGTGATGATGCCCTTCTACTACTCGTCGAAGGTGCGCTCGGTCCCTGAGTTCCTGCTGCACCGCTTCGGCCCCTCGTCCCACCTGCTCTCCTCGATCATCTTCGCCGTCTCCTCGGTGCTGATCGCGGGCGTCAACCTGTACGCGATGGCCCTGGTGCTCCAGGCGCTGCTCGGCTGGCCGCAGTGGCTGGCGATCGTCATCGCGGGCCTCTTCGTCCTCGCGTACATCACGATCGGCGGGCTCTCCTCGGCGATCTACAACGAGGTCCTGCAGTTCTTCGTCATCCTCGCCGCGCTCATCCCGCTGACCATCGTCGGCCTCAAGCGCGTCGGCGGCTGGGACGGCATATCCGACTCGCTGTCCAGCTCGCACGGTGATTCGTTCATGACGGCCTGGCAGGGCACGGGCATCGGCGACGCCAACCCGCTCGGCGCCAACTGGCTGACCATCGTGCTCGGCCTCGGCTTCGTGATGAGCTTCGGCTACTGGACGACGAACTTCGCCGAGGTGCAGCGCGCGCTGTCCGCGAAGAACCTCTCCGCCGCCAAGCGCACCCCGCTGATCGCCGCGTTCCCGAAGATCCTCATCCCGATGGTCGTCGTGATCCCCGGTCTGATCGCCCTGGTCATGGAGCCGTCCATCGGCAAGTCCGCGGACGGCCTCCAGTACAACGACGCCATCCCGGTCCTCATGCGCGACCTGCTGCCCAACGGTGTCCTCGGCATCGCGGTGACGGGCCTGCTGGCCGCCTTCATGGCGGGCATGGCGGCCAACGTCTCGTCCTTCAACACGGTGTTCACCAACGACATCTGGGCCGCGTACATCAAGAAGGGCCAGAGCGACCGGTACTACCTCGGGACGGGTCGCGTCGTCACCGCCGTCGGCGTCGTGATCGGCATGGGCACCGCGTTCATCGCGGGCAGCTTCAGCAACATCATGAACTACCTGCAGACGCTGTTCTCGTTCTTCAACGTCCCGCTGTTCGTGGTCTTCATCATCGGCATGTTCTGGAAGCGGACGACGCCGGCGGCGGGCTTCTGGGGGCTGCTGTCCGGAACCGTGGCCGCGATGGTGAACTACTTCTACTTCTACAAGCAGGGCGTCATCGAGATCCCCTCGGACCAGGGCGCCAACTTCGTCTCCTCGATCGTCGCCTTCGTGGTCGGCGCCGTGGTGATGTTCGTGGTCACGCTCTGCACCAAGTCCAAGCCCGCCGAGGAGCTGGCCGGTCTCGTGTACGGCACGAAGTCGCCGGGCATGGAGGAGCCGCCGGCCGAGGGTGACGACGCCTGGTACCGCAAGCCGGCCCTGCTGGGCTGGGGAGCGATCGTCCTCGCCGTCATCTGCTACATCCCGTTCTCCTTCTGA
- a CDS encoding helix-turn-helix transcriptional regulator: protein MGVRLMVVDDHRLLAEALASALKLRGHRVLAAAAPAAGAADLVISRAPEVCLLGTATPAEPGTFDPVIRIKRERPQVAVVVLGPVPSPRGIASAFAAGASGYVRHDERIEGVERALMKARAGEAAVAPALLQGAFAELLNPAAQPDDEGQRLLQMLTPREVEVLVRVADGEDTRLIAAGMGIAPSTARTHVQRVLMKLGVGSRLEAAALAARTGLLDRAGPVGSPEPES, encoded by the coding sequence ATGGGAGTGCGGCTGATGGTGGTCGACGACCACCGATTGCTGGCCGAGGCGTTGGCCTCGGCCCTGAAGCTGCGCGGGCACCGGGTGCTCGCGGCGGCCGCGCCTGCGGCCGGCGCGGCGGATCTGGTCATCTCGCGGGCGCCGGAGGTCTGCCTGCTGGGCACGGCGACCCCCGCGGAACCCGGCACCTTCGACCCGGTGATCCGCATCAAACGCGAGCGCCCGCAGGTGGCGGTGGTGGTTCTCGGCCCCGTCCCCTCGCCAAGAGGTATCGCGTCGGCCTTTGCCGCCGGCGCCTCCGGTTACGTACGGCACGACGAGCGCATAGAGGGCGTCGAGCGCGCCCTCATGAAGGCGCGGGCGGGGGAGGCCGCGGTGGCTCCCGCCCTGCTCCAGGGCGCGTTCGCGGAGTTGCTCAACCCGGCGGCCCAACCGGACGACGAGGGGCAGCGGTTGCTCCAGATGCTCACACCGCGCGAGGTCGAGGTCCTGGTGCGGGTCGCGGACGGCGAGGACACCCGGCTGATCGCGGCGGGCATGGGCATCGCCCCGTCCACGGCCCGTACGCACGTCCAGCGTGTCCTGATGAAGCTGGGCGTCGGCTCCCGCCTGGAGGCGGCGGCACTCGCGGCCCGCACGGGCCTGCTGGACCGGGCGGGCCCGGTGGGCTCGCCAGAACCCGAGTCCTGA
- a CDS encoding outer membrane protein assembly factor BamB family protein: protein MTQPPPPRPPNEPPSPQGEFGAPPPISPYTTPGYGTLRTPLPPVRQQPYERAQYDQAQYEQSPYGHPQPPTRKKVPPIALVIGAAVVAIALIVGGGFLYATTSGDDPGVGATGSGGDKSGDGFGGSGAEQAPADPSAKVTLRLPAPKVAKRQVDSVQGSWLTDRTYAKAGLNQIVGYDAASGRKTWTLPLSGQTCAGTDTVTDDALAAVVSEAGERPANGDHKPCSQITVFDVNTGHKVWTQSLGQGSNRRIFEELSLSGNTLAAGGGLDGGAAFDIKSGNILWQPDTGECQDVGYHGGAQLVTVRKCGTYGHATYDVQLLDPVTGQPRWSYKLAKGLADVKVLSTKPVVFGVGNGADTAGTITDVFALDSRGRLASKISIDAKKYDFACEVGKTEGCAKITVGNGRIYFATRSQETDSGSGPANEIVSYSLETGKRTGDRVTGGDHHDIFPVRMDGGNILAFKTGAAKKGSQIVTIDPGTMKQSTLVETPATPAVRNMIGGMAPGRSNSELHYSKGRLFLGQPLIGEPYADGGQRYTAVGFGTG from the coding sequence ATGACCCAGCCACCCCCACCCCGCCCGCCGAACGAACCCCCGTCCCCGCAGGGCGAATTCGGCGCCCCACCGCCCATATCGCCGTACACCACCCCCGGTTACGGCACCCTGCGCACACCGCTCCCGCCCGTGAGGCAACAGCCGTACGAGCGGGCCCAGTACGACCAGGCCCAGTACGAGCAGTCCCCATACGGCCACCCGCAGCCCCCCACCCGTAAAAAGGTGCCGCCGATCGCGCTCGTCATAGGCGCCGCGGTCGTGGCCATCGCGTTGATCGTCGGCGGCGGCTTCCTCTACGCCACGACGTCGGGCGACGACCCCGGCGTGGGCGCCACGGGCTCCGGCGGCGACAAGAGCGGCGACGGCTTCGGCGGTTCCGGGGCGGAGCAGGCCCCGGCCGACCCGTCGGCGAAGGTGACGCTGCGGCTGCCCGCGCCGAAGGTGGCGAAGCGGCAGGTGGACAGCGTCCAGGGCTCCTGGCTGACCGACAGGACGTACGCCAAGGCGGGCTTGAACCAGATCGTCGGGTACGACGCCGCGAGCGGCAGGAAGACCTGGACGCTCCCGCTGTCGGGGCAGACGTGCGCGGGGACGGACACCGTCACCGACGACGCGCTCGCGGCCGTGGTCAGCGAGGCGGGCGAGCGGCCCGCGAACGGCGACCACAAGCCGTGCAGCCAGATCACGGTCTTCGACGTCAACACGGGGCACAAGGTCTGGACGCAGAGCCTGGGCCAGGGCTCGAACCGGCGGATCTTCGAGGAGCTCTCCCTCTCGGGCAACACGCTCGCGGCGGGCGGCGGTCTCGACGGCGGCGCCGCCTTCGACATCAAGTCGGGCAACATCCTGTGGCAGCCCGACACCGGGGAGTGCCAGGACGTCGGCTACCACGGCGGCGCCCAGCTGGTGACGGTCCGCAAGTGCGGTACGTACGGCCACGCGACGTACGACGTCCAGCTCCTGGACCCGGTGACGGGCCAGCCCCGGTGGTCCTACAAGCTCGCCAAGGGCCTTGCCGACGTAAAGGTCCTGTCCACCAAGCCGGTCGTCTTCGGCGTGGGAAACGGCGCCGACACGGCGGGCACCATCACCGACGTATTCGCCCTGGACAGCCGCGGAAGGCTCGCGAGCAAGATCTCCATCGACGCCAAGAAGTACGACTTCGCCTGTGAGGTCGGAAAGACCGAGGGCTGCGCGAAGATCACCGTCGGAAATGGGCGGATCTATTTCGCGACCCGGTCGCAGGAGACCGACAGCGGATCGGGGCCGGCCAACGAGATCGTGTCGTACTCCCTGGAGACCGGGAAACGCACGGGCGACCGCGTCACGGGCGGCGACCACCACGACATCTTCCCGGTGCGCATGGACGGCGGAAACATCCTGGCGTTCAAGACGGGGGCAGCCAAGAAGGGCAGCCAGATCGTGACGATCGACCCCGGGACCATGAAGCAGTCGACCCTGGTGGAAACGCCGGCCACGCCCGCCGTCCGGAACATGATCGGCGGCATGGCGCCCGGCCGATCGAATTCCGAACTCCACTATTCCAAGGGGAGATTGTTCCTCGGTCAGCCCTTGATCGGCGAACCCTACGCGGACGGCGGCCAACGGTACACGGCGGTCGGTTTCGGTACCGGATGA